The Alnus glutinosa chromosome 3, dhAlnGlut1.1, whole genome shotgun sequence nucleotide sequence AGGCACCAGATGGATTTTGTCTCACTTTTGCAGCTCCAGAACCACCAGCAGACGCATTCCATAAGTTCATTCCAATATTCAAATTAGTTGCAGGCATAGACGCAGGCTTCCCAGGCACTGAAGCTTGAGCGATGGCCCCAGCAGTGTTACTCTGTGCATTGGCTCCTGAGGAAGTTATAGTGAGTGCAAAATTATCACAACCAATGTAATATAAGCAGGAACCGTTTAGGTTTAAGACGAAAAATATACCCTCTGCAAGCATCTGATGAAAACTTCCCTTCTTACTTCCAGCAAAATCCTACAGAAGGGCATGTtctcataagaaaaaaaatacatcatATCAACAGGCCAATGAAACTCCCAACACTATAAATATTTCAATAATTAGGACATAGGCATACATAAACTAGCCAACAAGGTTAAGCGAGAAAGCAGGCCTATTGATATTGATATAATGTACCTGTTGGTCATTATTCTCATCACTTGCATCTGATGTACCCTCGGTACCACTTTCATCACTTTAAACCAAAGGGGAAGAGAAAAGAGGGGGGAAGCAAATTTCTGATTAGAATGCAGtagtgattaaaaaataaaaaataaaaaaaatcttgatttaAACCCAATGCTAAGTAGAAACtgatgaaaaaaaaagtcaaaagaagATCCAAAGCTACACTAAGGTTGTTGTACCTTTGTGAAGCGCCATCATTTCCTGAACCTGAAGCTGCTTTCGCACTCTCTCCAGCCTTGCCTAAACTAACAGAAGTTCCCTTGGATTTTTTAGCAGACACTCGATCCTTTCCATCAGGGACTTTCCCTTCCAATTCTGCATTGATCGGTATTGGGTTTGGGGTCTGCAGAAGATATAGTAAACAAACTTAGAtgaccaatttataaacttcttAGTATTTAATAGCAGTAGGGGTGTGTGTCTGTCACacatgtggaaaaaaaaaaagtaaatggaAACATTGTAAAGAATGAAAGTGGCTAGGATTACCATGGTCATATTAGGATGAGCATAAACTCCCCCTGAAGGATATAAAGCTGGGTATGGAACTGGCGTCCCATACGGTGGGATCAACGGATGCTGAAAAATAgccaaaaggaaagaaaataagaaccTTCTATCTTGTAGAGAATGTATGCCTCTACATGATCCAAAAAAGGGATATATTCACCTGGCTTCCCCATAGATAGGGGTGGGGAGTTGGAGAAGCAACAGTTGGGGCAAAAAAAGGTGGCGGCGTAGCTCCAGGACCATAATAAGCCTAAACAGGAAGCTCATCTATAAGCTGCTAACACAAATTTTCCATATATTCAAACTAATCTAAATAGATAatgaaaaaattcataaaagCAAAAAGCAATTAAAAAAGCTAAATGTATTTTCATCATAAACCTGCATGGAGCTCGACCAATCCGGATAAGAATGTGTTGTTGGTATTTCCTGTAAATACAAATGAGAATGCTTtacaaccaaaaaaagaaatggaaaaagaaaaaagaaaaagagggttAGGAGGAAGACGGGGATACCTGAGTTGAAGAAGTTGGTTTGGAAGGCTTAGGAGGTGTGCTCTCTTCCCCTGTCCCCATTGAGTTGTTTCAGGAATCCCTTTCAAGTTCAACAGTTTATGACTAGATCACTTCTATCCGCAGTAATATCTATGAAGCACCTGAAAACACCATATTGAATAACCATACATGTTAGAGGCAGCATACTAAGATTTGAACGATGAGAATTTACTTAGAGAAATACTAAAAACCACATTTTTTAATCTTACAAATATCTCACTTTGCTGACCTAACAGTGCTACTCAACCCTTTGATCAAccattgttaaaaaagaaaaatatccaAGGGCAAATTGGTACTACCACGTTACCAAAGTGAGATACTTGTGGGATAGAAAAATATCCATGGGCTGATTGGTACCGCCACGTCAAagcattactcatttatttAGCGTTGACACAGTTTTCAATTATTTAATAACCaactaaaataatatttgatacCTGTTTGCCTTTTTTTACTTCAAAACTAAGAGCTTGTTTGGTAACCAATCCAAACAATTTCAATTCCCAttttacttctcccaaaaaaatcaaatcaaaaacattccaacttttttacactttttacatcacatcaataattttttattactattcaaataaaaaaattcactacaaaacaaatttttttcacttttctataaaacattctcaaattctatatcacatcaatcatttattactactattcaaataaaacatttcatttttcacaactTACCAAACAGCTTCTAAATCTGATATAAGTTCCTTCAAAACATGACTTTTAATATAACTCACACATCGAATGACATATtattgctttgtttgtttcgaaGTAAAACATTTTCCTCGCAAAAATggatttaattgaaaatatttttagagaaatatatatatatatatatatattgtcgtTTGGTTGAGAAccagaaattaattttttttagtgtttgattAAACCGAAAATCTTTATGTCAAAACTAAGAAGAACCAACAAAAAGTCAGTAGGCAGTAGCAGTTGTGGTGGTAATGATGGTGAGAGGATAATATGAGTGGATGGCGGAGGAGGAGATTGTGATGGTAGTGGTGCAAAAGAATTTGGGGTTGGGGGGAGAAGGAAGGTGGTGGTGACCGCACGTGAGGAGTGGGCAATAAGGAGGTGGCAGCGGAAAACATGTTACGCTTCAGCAAAGTGTAAGTCGTTTTCCACCTCTTTGGGTATAAGTtacccttgaaaaaaaaatatatcttttccTAATCGTGTATGAAAATTTATATGAGGGGACATTTGATTCATGGAAGATAGCACTTATAAGAACCTCAGAACTTTATAATCGCTTACATTCAAATAATTGAAACAATGCTAACAAAGCCTTAAATGCCAGCTACTCCAGGTGGGCTAATTGATCCCCTTTCACCATTCAGCTGTACAAAGCCATATCCTCTTCTGAATCATAGACCGTCATCTGTATAATCTTCATCAGGACACATTGTTTATCACCATCAACATTCTATAGATGCCTATAACTTATATTTGTCTCTGATCATTGGTACAATCATTTAAGACCACACAGCATAGTGTACCATCAGGTGTTATAGCGTCAAATTATATCCGAGGACAAACGCATGCAAGATCTGATTATGTGCCTCTGTTAAATTCATGCTTTTATACCTTAAGGGGATGTGAATTGGAAGGATGGTATAAAGGCTTGCCATGCAAAGGCGTCATCCTCTAGATAACGCACCTTGCCATTACACCCTTGAAAGACAATACCATATATTCCTCGAACTCAATCCTTGGTAACACAGAATAAGGGCATCTGTCATAAGTTCGTTAAAGCACGGTTAGATGCACAAAGGACAAATATAATTTCCTCCATAAATACCCCAGCATGGTACTCATAACGCAAAGATCCTTTTGGCATATTTATGCAGACCAGGATTTTACCAAAAACTTGTGCCCTTGTTTTGACTTTCCCCCTAAGACCTCTGAGGAACCTCCATATTGTCATCTTTGGTAATCGTACAAGGGGCTTCTCTTTTCCCACTAACTtattaaatctttatttttcaacacctGTATCTCTAGACAGCTAGTTTTGTTTATCATTTGGTAATTAGTTATTaggattttcttgtttcttttgttcctaTTTGTTAAGTGGCTTCtattgtatacttcttgtatacttgggagtgccttacgcttttcTCATATTCTTGATAGGCATCCAAATAATGAAATAACACTCCTATCAACCCGTAAAGTTTTCTCATAATCTGATAGGCACCCAAAAATGTAATAACATTCCTATGGACCGTGGTATTGTTGTCCTCAGGTGCAGTTTGCATTACCATATGATGCTACTATACTCAGTAACAACACCACAAGGGAAAAATAACTATCTGACAAATTTGATTGAGCTTATGCCAGGATTGGAATAAACCAAAAACAGTTTATATAAGCAAAGAGATGTGAATTATATAAACAATAATTCCTTCTATAACTACATGCACTGGTAAGTGTTTACTTCAATAAACATCCAAGCTTCCAACCACTGATTCAGTTATCAATTTGAAGTATCCCATTGCACTAGTTGAACTAATCCAAAACGCAATTATACATTAAAAGTAAACACTTCTGCTTATAGGTTCCTCCAGAGAACAATGGGTGCTACTTACTGGCCATGAACCCTAGTAATCCCATCTTACATATATACTCCTTCCCACTCATAGACCAGCAACCATTAATACTTTATACTTAGATGGacaaaaagctaaaaaataaGGCACATATCTTACCAGACTCTTCTCAAATATCCTTCTTACACCGAATATAGGCATTTGTACATAAATATTCTTCAGCATGCCACCGTGGTAGCAATCACCCAGAAAAGAAAATCCCAAAATTTACAAGAACAACCAAAGCACTGCAAAATATTTATCCATAGCTACACATCCTTCAATTCCCCGTTAACAAAAGAACCCATGTCCAAACTTCCGAAAATAATATCATAGACTAGCGCAAATCTTGTCCAGAAGAAATCATTCTATTTCAAATTGTTAGGAAGCTCGAAACTCAAATTTGATCGGATTAGAGAAAgaaatctttcaatttcaaattgGTAGAAAGCTCAAAATTCCGTAGAGCAAGTTGGAGACTTGAATTGAATCAGATTAGAGAAGCAAAAATTATCATCATTAGCAACAAGAAGAAATTCATAATAGAAACCACACCCTAAGAAATTTGAGATCCCAAGCTTAATTCCGAACCACACGTGAATTAGTGGAAACAAAGTAACATTGGACTAACCTGCTGTCCTGGCGTTTGGAGAGGATGAGGTGGAAGGCCAAGGCTGAGAATTTAAGGGTCGAGAACCTGAGAGGCAAATCCGTGCGGCCCAGAATCCACGCACGCACGGCCTGGAGAGACTCCTTTTGGTTTCGGTGTCTAACTGTCGTCTTGTCGCTCTACTACCTGTGAAGCAGTTGTCGTTGTTGTTGGGGCAGTGGATTGTATacgtggtggtggtggttgtgttgttgttgtttgtgtGTGTATGAAAACGTACAGCGTGGGCTGGATCCGGTGTGGCGGTGTCCTATAGGAGGGGAGGGACAACCGGAAAGGGAGTGGGGGAATCGGTTAGGGTTTGGGAAGAGCGACACGTGAGATGGAAAGAGGCTTCCAGCTGTACATGTTTTTAGTGATTGTGACGAGGCAGCAACCCAAGATGACTCATCGTGACAACCAGTGGATAATCTTAAATAATAGtggggtttttaaaaaaaccaatgtCGGAAACTCGGAATTGAACCAACTGTCTCTGGGTTCTGCTCCTCTGCTGTATTTCTGCTCCGGTTTCGTTCCAGCTCTCCATGAGATCTTCGCCACGTGGAACCATCTATCTCTTCATCAAATAGATGGAACAGTAgctgaataaaatatattttctttttattttttttaaaaaatgaataaacaaaCTTTTAATTGTACAACTTCAACAACTTTTTTGTCAAACTAATTatttaatctgtttttctaCATATGAATTCTATATATCTaactgttgattttttttaaaaaaaaaatattgttagaGACTACTTAAAGTTATAcatgagttatatataaattataaacgtatcgtatttcattaaaaaaaaatgattgttttttattttttatgaacaaTATTACGTGGATTTACTAAAATAAAGgggtcataatttttttttttttaaaaaaaaacaaagatgtaTAAACaaataggtttttttattttattttttatggaacAGTTACGTGGCTTTACTAAAATAAAAGGGCCAGtacttttgacttttgaatacatagaaaaataaaaaataaaaacgtgtGCGCTGggatttaattaaatttgttttttttataacaaagcaaatttaaaatttgattgatAGTGTCACCTTAATAAggtgagatagagagagaaactcTTATTTCCTCAAGAGAGAAAGttcttttttggtttgatgTTCACCCTACGCCTCCATTTCCTCCTGGTGGTGTCTCTTAGCTTTCTAGGGCTGTGGAGTATTTTGTTCCTTCATGGTGTGTACCAATGGAGGTAGATTTCTCCTAGTCATTAGAGCTGTAGAGCTTTTGTTTTTCCGAGTCTTTACTAGGCTCTAgagtttgtgttggtttttcttcttcttcttcttcttgtttctctGATAGGAGGTTCATCTTAAGTCGTCCGGTGGGGAGATATTGTTATCGTTCGTGTCGTTGGTGGAGCGTTTCTGGACTTTATTTGTTTTAGCTAATTTTGATGCTAGATCTACACTTATCCATCGACTTCTAAGAGACACGCACCACTCAGATGGGTCCACCGGTATTTTCTGGTTCTACCGTTGATTGCTTCAACTGTGTGGGTTACCGATGACCGGCGCGTGGCAATCACGCGCCAGGGAAATCTTATCTTTTAGTAGCCCATGACGATCACGCTCCGCCTCTTTTCGTTGTGCAAAGGTGACGCCTGGACGCAGGGAAGCCGATCTGTTGTTTGGTAACTCCGGGAGAGGCGTGTGCCGTACACGCGCCGGACTTCGGCGATGACAGTGCCCCTTTCCGCCGACTTGGgttaatttttctgtttgatGTGTTTGTATATTCCTTAATTTCTATGTACAGTTTGTTTATGTAtggctcaaattttattgaaattttcattGTAAGGGGGAgcttaattgtaattttagtaaaatttgagattctgCATAGGTAGCTGTTTTTTAAGttagatccttctggcttaagAGTGTGGGGGGTCTGTCCCTCATTTCTCAAGACGTAAGCCTTTGagcttttataatttataatagcacatgctattagttaaaaaaataataataataaggtaaGATAATTAATGatgaaataaaagtataatttttaaaattgattaacAAGTAATTTtaatagtacattaagtgttcattaaaaaataatataacttttaaaattactatttaatcaaaattattatttgatcaaccACAtgttcaatggtgattttaaaaatcacatcattcTTTAATGGACATTTGATGAATATTTAATGTGCACGTAGAATTACTCCTTATTAACACTACCACACTAAtaaagtaaataataaggtaaaAGTGTTATTTCGAACATAAAtctctaattaattaagatagaATTCCTTTCAATCTGATTACATGCCAAGACAAAGTAATCAAGATTTGTCAATCAAACATACAAGCAAAACGTAGTGAAGGCTAAACCTTAACCAACACAATAGCTTTGATCCCTCTCTTtgcatcttttattttctttttgataggCGTATGTGCTTTGTTCTAATTGAATTTTTGTATCAAATTTTGGGCATATATAacttatataattatttgtGATAGGCCCGAACCTGGAAGCCTGATGCTCAGATAGGATGATAAGGCTCAAATCGAAAGTTCTAGCAGACCATGAATATCAACCCAAgggaataaaacaaaaaataagcgACAAAAATAAACCAAAG carries:
- the LOC133864325 gene encoding G-box-binding factor 1, producing MGTGEESTPPKPSKPTSSTQEIPTTHSYPDWSSSMQAYYGPGATPPPFFAPTVASPTPHPYLWGSQHPLIPPYGTPVPYPALYPSGGVYAHPNMTMTPNPIPINAELEGKVPDGKDRVSAKKSKGTSVSLGKAGESAKAASGSGNDGASQSDESGTEGTSDASDENNDQQDFAGSKKGSFHQMLAEGANAQSNTAGAIAQASVPGKPASMPATNLNIGMNLWNASAGGSGAAKVRQNPSGASSALVIGGEGAMPEQWVQQDERELKRQKRKQSNRESARRSRLRKQAECEELQGRVENLSNDNRTLREELQRLSEECVKLTSENSSIKEELTRLCGPDAVAKLEHDIPTPVLQSHSGDGNS